From a single Bacteroidota bacterium genomic region:
- a CDS encoding GNAT family N-acetyltransferase has translation MQLEDGSVFYELNLDPDVLKYTGDEPFKSVEEATTFLKNYDVYRKYGMGRWVVERKEDGVILGWCGLKFLVDEQEVDIGYRFFRKYWGKGYASETACASIDYGFNTLKLARIIGRSAVANLASVRVLEKCGLKFEKFSDALGEETVQHAITKAEYVAYRKMQEA, from the coding sequence ATGCAGCTCGAAGATGGATCCGTATTCTATGAATTGAATCTGGATCCCGATGTTTTAAAATACACAGGTGATGAGCCCTTCAAAAGTGTAGAAGAGGCCACCACTTTTTTAAAGAACTACGACGTATACCGGAAATACGGAATGGGAAGATGGGTAGTGGAAAGAAAAGAAGACGGAGTTATCCTCGGCTGGTGCGGATTAAAATTTCTTGTAGACGAACAGGAAGTTGATATCGGCTATCGTTTTTTCCGCAAGTACTGGGGAAAAGGTTACGCGTCTGAAACCGCTTGCGCCAGCATTGACTATGGCTTTAACACGCTCAAGCTGGCGCGCATCATCGGACGATCAGCAGTGGCCAACCTCGCCTCGGTACGGGTCCTCGAAAAATGCGGACTCAAGTTCGAAAAATTCTCCGATGCCCTCGGTGAAGAAACCGTACAGCATGCGATTACGAAAGCAGAGTATGTAGCTTACAGAAAGATGCAGGAGGCGTGA
- a CDS encoding T9SS type A sorting domain-containing protein has protein sequence MNSLQKITIISLCCFGIPSAEVAAQWSNMSSGITDGITSICSPSPDTAYAVSTAFANGGKIIATKNGTNWNQQFSSPKYLLTVFFRSANLGWAGGGIIPGGIILKTTDGGNKWDTMTTSLFQIYSIHFINDTLGWAIGNDATQGTCYIYHSTDGGLNWSQQFSGFDYLRNIHFTSPLIGYAAGDNGRIFKTIDGGLNWLLLSTGVVFHFSDVEFVSDSIGWAVGSYVTGGCYHTTDGGASWNAQNLPFSTPLRSVSFVSPNTGWICGENGKVLMTTNAGTNWIAQNVPVTINLNSIHLSDPGNGYAAGETGSIIKYENSTSAIHETTLNALKAFPIPTSGELFISAPENFLNNYFSISDCSGRIVFKGQLTGNNNRIDISLLANGIYFLKSDMQTNARLKIIKN, from the coding sequence ATGAATTCACTACAAAAAATTACAATTATCAGTCTATGTTGTTTTGGAATACCATCTGCAGAGGTAGCAGCGCAATGGTCCAATATGTCTTCCGGAATAACTGATGGGATCACATCTATCTGTTCTCCATCTCCGGATACGGCCTATGCTGTCAGCACTGCATTCGCTAACGGAGGAAAAATCATAGCCACAAAAAATGGAACGAACTGGAATCAGCAATTTTCATCTCCAAAATATCTCCTGACTGTTTTTTTCCGATCTGCTAACCTTGGTTGGGCGGGTGGCGGTATCATCCCGGGGGGAATTATTTTAAAAACAACTGACGGTGGTAATAAGTGGGATACCATGACCACAAGTCTTTTCCAGATTTACTCCATTCATTTTATTAATGATACACTGGGATGGGCCATCGGAAATGATGCCACGCAAGGTACTTGCTATATTTATCATTCCACAGATGGAGGATTGAATTGGTCCCAACAATTTTCTGGCTTTGATTATCTTCGAAACATTCATTTTACATCTCCCCTTATCGGTTATGCCGCCGGTGATAACGGAAGAATATTTAAAACCATCGATGGAGGTTTAAACTGGCTACTGTTAAGTACGGGTGTTGTTTTTCATTTCAGTGATGTAGAATTTGTTTCAGATTCTATCGGTTGGGCAGTTGGCTCTTACGTAACTGGAGGATGTTATCACACAACGGATGGAGGAGCTTCCTGGAACGCACAAAATCTTCCGTTCAGCACTCCGCTACGATCGGTTTCGTTTGTGTCACCGAACACCGGATGGATCTGCGGTGAAAATGGAAAAGTACTTATGACCACCAATGCCGGAACCAATTGGATCGCACAAAATGTACCGGTTACGATTAACCTGAACAGCATTCATCTCTCTGATCCGGGCAATGGCTATGCCGCGGGAGAAACAGGGAGCATCATTAAGTATGAAAACAGCACAAGCGCTATCCACGAAACGACATTAAATGCTTTGAAGGCTTTCCCAATTCCTACTTCCGGCGAATTGTTTATTTCAGCACCGGAAAATTTCCTGAACAATTACTTCAGCATCTCCGACTGTTCGGGAAGAATCGTATTTAAGGGCCAGCTAACGGGTAATAATAATCGTATTGATATAAGTCTTTTAGCCAACGGAATTTACTTTCTAAAATCAGATATGCAAACAAATGCTCGTTTGAAAATCATTAAGAACTAA
- a CDS encoding SHOCT domain-containing protein, with translation MKNIAPAFDRRALLIDSLGAMIVEMESREDSLYRALSSQNEKISDANTEIEALKAGNAELKLQLEDAQGDNLQSSHTNSILFIFNIGVGIFLLIGLIWMFMRKKGDAESDEQPARNDRRKVSNGEDNFDHKLDRIQKLGNLRDKGLLTDDEFNLQKRQILGE, from the coding sequence GTGAAAAATATCGCTCCTGCATTCGACCGCAGAGCACTCTTGATTGATAGTCTGGGTGCGATGATAGTGGAGATGGAATCGCGAGAAGATTCGCTTTATCGTGCTTTAAGTTCGCAAAATGAAAAGATATCAGATGCCAACACAGAGATCGAAGCATTGAAAGCCGGTAATGCAGAATTAAAATTACAGTTGGAAGATGCGCAAGGTGATAACCTTCAATCGTCACATACCAATTCTATTCTTTTTATCTTTAACATTGGTGTAGGTATTTTTCTGCTCATCGGTCTTATCTGGATGTTCATGCGAAAAAAAGGAGATGCTGAATCGGATGAACAACCGGCTCGCAATGATCGTCGAAAAGTTTCCAATGGTGAAGATAATTTCGATCACAAGTTGGATAGAATTCAAAAGCTCGGCAATCTGCGTGATAAGGGATTATTGACAGACGATGAGTTCAATTTGCAAAAGAGACAGATTCTCGGAGAATAA
- a CDS encoding alpha/beta hydrolase, giving the protein MTKTLYIFSGLGADERVFQRLDFSGFSTTYIKWIVPQDNETIEHYATRLLDQITTIKPTLIGLSFGGLIAIEIAKQIETEKVVLIASVKTKKEIPLYYRLAGQLGLHKLIPTAFLKSSTFLTNWFFGTGSKFEKQLLKQILMDTNPVYLKWAIEKVVKWRNQKETINIFHIHGTADRILPLKNVKCNAIIKDGGHFMTLNKADEINNILRQQI; this is encoded by the coding sequence ATGACAAAAACTCTTTACATATTTAGCGGACTGGGGGCTGATGAAAGAGTCTTTCAACGACTTGACTTTTCCGGCTTTTCGACAACTTACATCAAATGGATTGTTCCGCAAGACAATGAAACTATTGAGCACTATGCAACACGACTACTTGACCAAATTACAACTATAAAACCGACTTTAATCGGACTTTCATTCGGTGGACTAATAGCTATTGAAATTGCAAAACAAATTGAAACTGAAAAAGTAGTTTTAATCGCTTCTGTAAAGACTAAAAAAGAAATTCCCCTTTACTATCGTTTGGCCGGACAACTTGGACTTCATAAACTTATTCCAACAGCCTTTTTAAAAAGCTCAACCTTTCTTACAAATTGGTTCTTTGGCACAGGTTCAAAGTTTGAAAAGCAACTTTTAAAACAAATTCTTATGGACACCAATCCAGTTTATTTGAAGTGGGCTATTGAAAAGGTGGTAAAATGGAGAAATCAAAAAGAGACCATAAACATCTTTCATATACACGGGACAGCCGACAGAATTCTACCATTAAAAAATGTAAAATGCAACGCGATAATCAAGGATGGTGGTCACTTTATGACCTTAAATAAGGCCGATGAAATCAACAATATTTTAAGACAGCAGATATGA
- a CDS encoding SDR family oxidoreductase: MDNPKTYLITGASSGIGYETALKLAHEPFTTVIALARTTDKLHQLVQQSGGKIIIKTFDLEQEDPMVIADFLHSSGIKSLNGIIHNAGFLVNRAFGEISKEELEQSYRVNVFAPFRLTQVLLPLLTAAKGAHILHISSVGGVQGSVKFAGLSAYSSSKGALSVLTECLALELAPASIKVNCLALGAVQTEMLNAAFPGYEAPLKAHEMADFVSWFLLNGHRFFNGKILPVALSTP, translated from the coding sequence ATGGACAACCCTAAAACATATCTGATTACCGGAGCATCTTCGGGCATTGGATATGAAACGGCTTTAAAATTAGCGCATGAACCTTTTACTACAGTTATCGCTTTAGCTCGTACGACAGATAAATTGCATCAGCTGGTGCAGCAATCGGGAGGAAAAATTATCATAAAAACTTTCGATCTCGAACAGGAAGATCCGATGGTGATTGCTGATTTTCTTCATTCATCCGGCATAAAAAGTTTGAATGGAATCATCCACAATGCCGGCTTCCTGGTGAACAGGGCTTTCGGAGAAATCAGCAAGGAAGAATTGGAACAAAGCTATCGGGTCAATGTCTTTGCGCCCTTCCGGCTGACGCAAGTATTGTTGCCACTTTTAACTGCGGCTAAGGGAGCGCATATCCTTCATATCAGCTCTGTAGGAGGTGTACAGGGAAGTGTGAAATTTGCGGGCCTGAGTGCTTATTCCAGCAGCAAGGGGGCTTTATCCGTATTAACGGAATGCCTGGCCTTAGAATTAGCACCTGCTTCCATAAAAGTAAACTGCCTTGCATTAGGGGCGGTTCAAACAGAGATGTTAAACGCCGCATTTCCGGGATATGAAGCTCCGTTAAAAGCACATGAAATGGCTGATTTTGTGAGTTGGTTCTTGTTAAACGGGCATCGGTTTTTTAACGGAAAAATTCTGCCTGTCGCTTTGAGCACGCCTTAG
- the mtgA gene encoding monofunctional biosynthetic peptidoglycan transglycosylase, producing MIKKVLRLLTRIVLGFLIISILSTLLFRFIPVPATPLMIIRYFEMEDGKIDKDWKSLEEISPNLPLAVVTAEDQKFEEHFGFDLDAIEKAVKYNEKHKGKKVKGASTISQQTAKNVFLWPGRSWVRKGLEVYFTFLIEILWSKERIMEMYLNVIEMGPGVYGAEAAAQYYFDKPAAKLTKSESATIAAILPNPIRWSASKPTRYIIKKRNWILRHMGKIELKEMP from the coding sequence ATGATTAAAAAGGTACTTCGATTACTTACCCGGATCGTTCTGGGATTTCTTATCATCAGCATTCTGAGTACCTTACTTTTCAGATTTATACCCGTACCGGCAACACCTCTTATGATCATTCGCTATTTTGAGATGGAAGATGGTAAAATTGATAAAGACTGGAAATCTTTGGAAGAAATATCTCCAAACCTGCCTTTAGCAGTTGTCACTGCCGAAGACCAGAAATTTGAAGAGCATTTTGGGTTCGACCTTGATGCTATTGAGAAAGCGGTAAAGTACAATGAAAAACATAAAGGGAAGAAAGTTAAAGGGGCTTCTACAATAAGTCAGCAGACGGCGAAAAATGTTTTTCTCTGGCCCGGAAGAAGCTGGGTACGTAAAGGGCTGGAAGTCTATTTTACTTTTCTCATTGAAATTTTATGGAGCAAGGAACGCATCATGGAAATGTATTTGAACGTGATTGAGATGGGTCCCGGTGTTTATGGAGCGGAAGCAGCTGCACAATATTATTTCGATAAACCTGCAGCCAAACTTACCAAAAGCGAATCCGCAACGATCGCTGCCATTCTTCCCAATCCTATTCGCTGGTCGGCCAGTAAACCGACACGTTACATCATTAAAAAACGAAACTGGATTTTACGGCATATGGGAAAAATTGAATTGAAAGAAATGCCTTAA
- the purL gene encoding phosphoribosylformylglycinamidine synthase subunit PurL, with amino-acid sequence MSFATEELTTVETAKKLGLLPEEFEKIKEFLGRVPNFTELSIYSVMWSEHCSYKNSITWLKTLPKKGPHLLAEAGEENAGLVSIGDGLACAFKIESHNHPSAIEPYQGAATGVGGINRDIFTMGARPIAQLNSLRFGNPELAKTQWLMRGVVKGIGDYGNAFGVPTVGGEVFFDESFNVNILVNAMSVGIVKAGETVSAISQGVGNPVYIVGSSTGKDGIHGATFASGDLHADSHEDLPSVQVGDPFMEKLLLEATLEIIKTGAVVGMQDMGAAGIICSTSEMSAKGKHGMNVWLDKVPTRQPNMKGWEILLSESQERMLVIVQKGREAEVEKIFEKWDLNCTQIGEVIAGERLHFFMHGEQLADVPADSLVLGGGAPIYKREFKEPAYIAQNKAFDINKVPVPSDMRPVMNHLVRHPNIASKRWIYTQYDSMVGTINMSTNKPSDAAIVDVRGTKKALALVVDCNSRYVHSDPETGCAIAVAEAARNIVCSGGEPSAVTNCLNFGNPYNPEVYWQFVQAIKGMSSACTRFETPVTGGNVSFYNQSKNEQGEVPVFPTPTIGMVGILPQKNHQITLDFKKEGDVLLLLGASQDDIASSEYLYSYCKIKNSPAPYFNLEEEFLVQDLVKTLIKNNLIESAHDVSDGGLFICLLESGMPRGLGFRIDTDEEYRKDAYLFGEAQGRIVVSVSPEKLDAFVELVAASDIDFTNLGEVGGNAIVIDEEEYGSVHTFKEKYDHAIGDMMS; translated from the coding sequence ATGTCTTTCGCTACAGAAGAACTAACGACGGTTGAAACTGCTAAAAAACTGGGTTTGTTACCCGAAGAATTTGAAAAGATCAAAGAATTTCTAGGCCGGGTTCCCAATTTTACCGAATTAAGTATTTATTCCGTGATGTGGTCGGAGCATTGTTCGTATAAAAACTCCATCACCTGGTTAAAAACGCTGCCAAAGAAAGGTCCGCATTTGCTGGCTGAAGCCGGGGAAGAAAACGCGGGACTGGTATCGATTGGTGATGGTCTGGCCTGTGCATTCAAAATCGAATCACATAATCATCCCTCCGCCATCGAACCCTATCAGGGAGCTGCCACAGGTGTTGGTGGTATCAACCGCGATATTTTTACGATGGGTGCTCGACCGATCGCTCAATTAAATTCCTTGCGCTTTGGAAATCCGGAGCTGGCAAAAACGCAATGGCTGATGCGTGGTGTGGTGAAAGGCATTGGTGATTATGGAAATGCTTTTGGTGTGCCTACTGTTGGAGGAGAAGTTTTCTTTGATGAATCCTTCAACGTGAATATTTTAGTCAATGCCATGTCGGTGGGCATTGTAAAGGCGGGTGAAACGGTCTCTGCCATTTCACAAGGTGTGGGCAATCCTGTTTATATTGTCGGATCTTCTACAGGCAAGGACGGTATCCATGGTGCCACCTTTGCATCGGGCGATTTGCATGCTGATTCCCATGAGGATTTACCTTCTGTACAAGTAGGAGATCCGTTTATGGAGAAATTATTACTGGAAGCCACTCTTGAAATCATCAAGACCGGTGCAGTTGTAGGCATGCAGGATATGGGTGCTGCCGGAATTATTTGTTCTACGAGTGAGATGTCCGCGAAAGGAAAGCATGGTATGAATGTCTGGCTGGATAAAGTTCCTACCCGACAGCCGAACATGAAAGGATGGGAGATTTTACTCAGTGAGTCTCAGGAGAGAATGCTGGTGATCGTTCAAAAGGGACGTGAGGCGGAAGTGGAGAAAATTTTTGAGAAATGGGATTTGAACTGCACACAAATCGGCGAGGTCATTGCAGGAGAGCGATTGCATTTCTTTATGCATGGAGAACAGCTGGCTGATGTCCCGGCAGATTCGCTCGTTCTGGGTGGTGGAGCTCCTATTTACAAGCGGGAATTCAAAGAGCCGGCCTACATCGCCCAAAACAAAGCCTTCGACATCAACAAAGTTCCTGTACCTTCGGATATGCGGCCCGTTATGAACCATCTGGTCAGACATCCGAACATTGCTTCGAAACGCTGGATATATACACAGTATGATTCGATGGTAGGCACCATCAATATGAGCACCAACAAACCCAGTGATGCCGCTATTGTAGATGTTCGCGGGACGAAAAAAGCATTGGCGCTCGTTGTAGATTGCAATTCCCGTTATGTACATAGTGATCCGGAGACGGGCTGTGCCATTGCTGTAGCTGAAGCTGCGCGAAACATTGTTTGTTCCGGCGGAGAGCCCTCGGCAGTTACCAATTGTTTGAACTTCGGAAACCCTTATAATCCGGAAGTGTACTGGCAGTTTGTGCAGGCCATCAAAGGGATGTCGTCCGCATGTACCCGCTTTGAAACACCGGTGACAGGAGGAAATGTCAGTTTTTACAATCAATCGAAAAATGAGCAGGGAGAAGTTCCGGTATTCCCCACACCCACGATAGGAATGGTGGGCATATTGCCGCAGAAGAATCATCAGATTACGTTGGATTTTAAAAAGGAAGGCGATGTACTCCTCCTGCTGGGTGCTTCACAGGATGATATTGCCTCTTCAGAATATTTATATTCCTATTGTAAGATAAAAAATAGTCCGGCTCCCTACTTCAACCTCGAAGAAGAATTTTTAGTACAGGATCTCGTGAAAACCCTCATCAAAAACAATCTCATTGAAAGTGCGCATGATGTTTCGGATGGAGGATTATTCATTTGTTTACTGGAATCAGGAATGCCACGCGGTCTCGGATTTCGCATTGACACCGACGAGGAGTATCGCAAGGACGCCTATCTTTTCGGAGAGGCGCAGGGCAGAATTGTTGTGAGTGTCAGTCCCGAAAAACTCGACGCCTTTGTTGAACTGGTCGCTGCTTCTGATATCGATTTCACCAATCTGGGCGAAGTAGGAGGAAATGCCATTGTAATTGACGAGGAAGAATATGGAAGTGTACATACTTTTAAGGAGAAGTATGATCATGCGATTGGGGATATGATGTCATAG
- a CDS encoding SBBP repeat-containing protein produces MRYDSMGTGTLLKGFGSRNIGSTFTFDDHGRAIAVDASGNIYVTGTFEGVGSS; encoded by the coding sequence GTGAGATATGATTCGATGGGTACCGGCACACTTTTAAAAGGTTTTGGTTCAAGAAATATCGGTTCAACATTTACTTTCGATGATCATGGTCGGGCCATTGCAGTCGATGCATCCGGAAATATCTATGTGACGGGAACTTTTGAAGGAGTAGGTTCATCGTGA
- a CDS encoding T9SS type A sorting domain-containing protein, whose product MRVDPESPASGVSIYPNPGGNENSIISVSHNREEPFRMEIFSADGKLVEQSVFLAAEGIIYLTLPADKLSRGIYTIRITNSDYSFNESNRFNRQ is encoded by the coding sequence ATGAGAGTTGATCCCGAATCCCCTGCGTCCGGTGTCAGCATCTACCCCAATCCGGGAGGAAATGAAAACAGCATCATTTCGGTAAGCCACAACCGTGAAGAACCCTTTCGGATGGAGATCTTCAGTGCTGACGGGAAATTAGTTGAACAATCTGTTTTTCTTGCCGCGGAAGGCATCATTTATCTGACCTTACCTGCAGATAAACTTAGCCGGGGCATTTATACCATACGCATCACCAACAGTGATTATAGCTTCAATGAGTCTAACCGTTTTAACCGACAGTAA
- a CDS encoding T9SS type A sorting domain-containing protein: MATVTNVSNTSYVEGPVRKIGNAAFTFPVGANGVYRPIGMTAPSSSTEQYTAEYFKANPDSIYPVNNRESSLYNVSRCEYWAFQRNLGSSNVRISLSWQSPVSCGISAIGDLRVARWDVLASRWNDLGNASVSGDVSTGTLQSNLPGTPYGIFALGTSSAANSLPIELISFSAEREGSTAVVKWATQTEKNNDYFTIERSGDGGEFTSLGTVNGSGNTVTRKDYSFIDQSPLEGRSYYRLKQTDYNGENETFRAVLLDFGKSDKSFSMTSVGPNPFINELQVNFSSDIEGVAEFMLYNVQGTVSFRESMDVSRGSNSVNLSILNDLPPGIYFLKLISGDNTTEPVKLVRK, from the coding sequence GTGGCAACAGTAACAAATGTTTCCAATACCAGTTATGTAGAAGGTCCGGTGAGAAAAATCGGAAATGCAGCCTTCACTTTTCCGGTGGGTGCGAATGGTGTGTATCGTCCGATCGGAATGACGGCGCCTTCATCATCAACAGAGCAATACACCGCGGAGTACTTTAAAGCAAATCCTGATTCCATTTATCCTGTGAATAACCGGGAGTCTTCACTCTACAATGTTAGCCGTTGTGAGTACTGGGCATTTCAACGCAACCTGGGAAGTTCAAATGTGAGAATATCTCTTTCCTGGCAGAGTCCGGTCAGTTGTGGTATTTCTGCCATCGGTGATTTAAGAGTAGCGCGATGGGATGTGCTTGCTTCGCGTTGGAATGACCTGGGGAATGCATCGGTTTCCGGAGATGTTTCTACGGGAACGCTGCAATCCAATCTTCCCGGAACACCATACGGTATTTTTGCGCTTGGAACAAGCAGTGCAGCGAATTCTCTTCCTATTGAGTTAATCAGTTTCAGTGCTGAGAGGGAAGGAAGTACAGCCGTAGTAAAGTGGGCTACACAAACGGAAAAGAACAATGATTATTTTACCATTGAACGCAGTGGTGATGGAGGAGAGTTTACATCTCTTGGCACTGTGAACGGCTCCGGAAATACCGTTACCCGAAAAGACTATAGTTTTATCGATCAATCTCCATTGGAAGGTCGCTCGTATTACCGTTTAAAGCAAACGGACTATAACGGTGAAAATGAAACTTTCAGAGCCGTATTGCTCGATTTTGGCAAGTCCGATAAATCGTTTTCCATGACTTCTGTCGGACCCAACCCTTTCATCAATGAACTACAGGTTAATTTCAGCAGTGATATAGAAGGTGTGGCCGAGTTCATGCTCTACAATGTACAGGGAACAGTTTCCTTCCGGGAGAGTATGGATGTTTCACGCGGATCAAATTCGGTCAACCTGAGTATCCTCAATGATCTTCCTCCCGGTATTTATTTCCTGAAACTCATTTCAGGAGATAATACTACGGAGCCGGTGAAGTTGGTGAGGAAGTGA
- a CDS encoding T9SS type A sorting domain-containing protein, which produces MFRRFNSIECNILSRSAIFWTPASGLDNDSIPDPVFTGLQTVQFICQLNVSGCISTDSILLQVIPPAQAGFSLSTNQLTVNFGNTSSGYTSFLWNFGDGNLDSINTNPTHSYANDSVWTICLVVRNDCFTDTICQVVDLTGVGIGEMNNSGPLLIGNTSTEWIIYQQEDKNYDRYELIDMQGKKIVAAEIVNTTTLISKENLSPGIYQLICTSPQTPVFRLKIIK; this is translated from the coding sequence TTGTTCCGGAGATTTAATTCAATTGAATGCAACATCCTATCCCGGAGCGCAATATTCTGGACGCCCGCCAGTGGATTAGACAATGATAGTATTCCTGATCCTGTTTTTACGGGATTACAAACGGTGCAGTTTATATGTCAGTTGAATGTGAGTGGATGTATCAGTACGGATTCAATTCTGCTGCAAGTGATACCGCCGGCACAAGCGGGGTTTTCACTTTCAACCAATCAACTCACAGTAAATTTCGGCAATACTTCTTCCGGTTATACCTCCTTCCTCTGGAATTTCGGAGATGGAAACCTCGACTCTATCAATACGAATCCAACGCATAGCTATGCCAACGATAGTGTTTGGACTATTTGTCTGGTGGTGCGCAACGATTGTTTTACAGATACCATTTGCCAGGTCGTTGATTTAACAGGTGTAGGAATAGGGGAGATGAACAACTCCGGACCACTTCTTATCGGCAACACATCAACGGAATGGATCATCTACCAACAGGAGGATAAGAACTATGATCGCTACGAACTCATCGATATGCAGGGAAAGAAAATTGTAGCTGCTGAAATAGTAAACACCACCACCCTCATATCCAAAGAAAACCTCAGCCCGGGCATCTATCAACTTATTTGCACCAGTCCTCAAACACCGGTATTCAGACTAAAAATAATTAAATAG
- the acs gene encoding acetate--CoA ligase, translating to MKSHIRTVEEYKDAYDRSIRDPEKFWAEIAEEFQWMKPWDQVLEWNFDTFDVKWFKGAQLNITVNCLDRHLETRGDQIAIQWEPNNPEKHNRHLTYRQLYAEVCKTANMLLSAGITKGDRVCIYMPMVPEAAIAMLACARIGAVHSVVFAGFSAQSLSDRINDSGCKMVITADGAFRGAKSIGLKEIVDEALETCPTIETVIVLRHTLQECQWKEGRDQWWHEAIKNCSEVCDPVPMDAEDMLFILYTSGSTGKPKGVVHTTAGYMVWTAYTFKNVFQYQQGDLYWCTADVGWITGHSYIVYGPLLEGATTLMFEGIPTWPDAGRFWQIIDKYKVNIFYTAPTALRSLMAYGDEFVYPYSLASLKTLGSVGEPINEEAWQWYYDNIGKGNCSVIDTWWQTETGGILISPLAHITPAKPTYATLPLPGVQPVLVDHEGKELQGINQEGNLCIKFPWPGMLRTTYGDHERCRLNYFATFKNLYFTGDGSRRDHEGNYRIIGRVDDVMNVSGHRLGTAEVENAINEHPHVIESAVVGYPHAIKGQGIYAYVICDHLPEHADQRKREILEIVNKVIGPIAKPDKIQFVTGLPKTRSGKIMRRILRKIAEGELTHLGDTSTLLDPAVVESIKEGVV from the coding sequence ATGAAATCACACATCCGAACCGTTGAAGAATACAAAGATGCCTATGATAGAAGCATACGAGATCCTGAAAAATTCTGGGCAGAAATTGCAGAAGAATTTCAATGGATGAAGCCCTGGGATCAAGTGCTGGAGTGGAACTTTGATACTTTCGACGTGAAATGGTTCAAGGGCGCCCAATTGAATATCACGGTGAATTGCCTCGACCGCCATCTCGAAACAAGAGGAGATCAGATTGCTATTCAATGGGAACCTAATAATCCTGAAAAACATAATCGTCATTTGACGTATCGTCAGTTGTATGCAGAAGTTTGCAAAACAGCCAATATGCTTTTGTCAGCCGGAATTACAAAAGGTGATCGTGTTTGTATTTATATGCCGATGGTACCTGAGGCGGCGATAGCTATGCTGGCTTGCGCGAGAATCGGTGCTGTACATTCAGTGGTGTTTGCGGGATTTTCCGCACAATCCTTATCCGATCGCATCAATGATTCCGGATGTAAAATGGTGATTACTGCAGATGGTGCATTCAGAGGAGCGAAATCGATTGGATTGAAAGAAATTGTTGATGAAGCATTGGAGACATGTCCGACGATAGAAACGGTAATCGTATTGCGACATACATTACAGGAATGTCAGTGGAAAGAAGGGCGGGATCAATGGTGGCATGAAGCTATTAAAAATTGCAGTGAAGTATGCGATCCGGTGCCGATGGATGCGGAAGACATGCTATTTATTTTATATACCTCCGGTTCAACAGGAAAACCCAAGGGCGTTGTACATACTACCGCAGGGTATATGGTCTGGACAGCATACACTTTTAAAAATGTATTTCAGTATCAGCAGGGAGACTTATACTGGTGCACGGCTGATGTGGGATGGATTACCGGACATAGTTATATTGTTTACGGTCCCTTACTGGAAGGTGCCACCACTTTAATGTTCGAAGGTATACCGACATGGCCCGATGCCGGACGTTTCTGGCAGATCATTGATAAATACAAGGTCAATATTTTTTATACCGCTCCTACTGCTCTCCGTTCGCTGATGGCTTATGGAGATGAGTTCGTATATCCCTATTCGTTAGCCTCACTTAAAACGCTTGGTTCGGTGGGAGAGCCCATCAACGAAGAAGCATGGCAATGGTATTATGACAATATCGGCAAAGGCAATTGTTCGGTGATCGATACATGGTGGCAAACAGAAACGGGCGGCATCCTCATCTCTCCGTTGGCGCATATTACTCCTGCAAAACCAACGTATGCTACTCTACCTTTACCCGGTGTTCAACCTGTCCTGGTTGATCATGAAGGCAAGGAATTGCAAGGGATTAATCAGGAAGGAAATCTTTGTATCAAATTTCCATGGCCCGGAATGTTGCGCACTACTTATGGAGATCATGAGCGTTGTCGACTTAACTATTTCGCGACATTTAAAAACCTTTATTTTACCGGAGATGGAAGTCGCCGCGACCATGAAGGGAATTATCGCATCATTGGCAGAGTAGATGATGTGATGAATGTCTCCGGACATCGACTTGGTACAGCAGAAGTGGAGAATGCCATCAACGAACATCCACATGTTATTGAATCGGCAGTGGTCGGATATCCGCATGCCATCAAGGGACAGGGAATTTACGCGTATGTGATCTGCGATCATCTTCCGGAACATGCTGATCAACGTAAGCGGGAGATTCTGGAGATAGTCAATAAAGTCATCGGACCCATCGCCAAGCCAGACAAAATTCAGTTTGTCACCGGGCTGCCGAAAACCAGATCCGGAAAAATCATGCGCAGGATACTCCGAAAAATAGCAGAGGGAGAACTGACCCATCTCGGCGACACCTCTACCCTGCTCGACCCTGCGGTGGTGGAAAGTATTAAGGAGGGAGTGGTGTAG